In 'Nostoc azollae' 0708, the following are encoded in one genomic region:
- a CDS encoding response regulator codes for MYLTHSFMSDEKKQSSQPPLILVVEDHDDSLLLLSYALKLLGCRCICQNESYTTLLVAKEYQPDLILLDILLPGLNGLDIVRALKREPLTCNIPVVAITALAGREEKERILRAGFDDYISKPYMLEDLEEMIWRLLDDKFETYSALEICHES; via the coding sequence ATGTATTTGACACATTCATTCATGAGTGATGAAAAAAAGCAAAGCTCTCAGCCCCCTTTGATTTTGGTAGTAGAAGATCATGATGATAGTCTACTCTTGCTAAGTTATGCTCTGAAGTTATTAGGGTGTAGATGTATTTGTCAAAATGAAAGTTACACAACACTATTGGTAGCAAAGGAATATCAGCCAGACTTGATTTTGTTAGATATTTTGTTACCTGGACTCAATGGTTTAGATATTGTGCGAGCTTTGAAAAGAGAACCCCTTACTTGTAATATTCCGGTAGTTGCAATTACAGCTTTAGCTGGTAGGGAAGAGAAAGAACGTATCCTCAGAGCGGGTTTTGATGACTATATTAGTAAACCTTATATGCTTGAGGATTTAGAAGAGATGATTTGGCGTTTGCTTGATGACAAATTTGAAACGTATTCTGCGCTTGAAATATGTCATGAAAGTTAG